The Nitrospira sp. sequence GTCGCTCCAGTTGCCACGCACCCCGGCAAGTCCGGCACATAGGCGGCATAGTTCTGAGGAGCTTTTTCCATCACAATCGCATAGCGCATGATAGGTCCTCTACTTCTTCCACCCAGCTTGCTTGAAGATGCTGTTCAATGTTCCAGGTGGTAAATCGTCGCTCGGCTTGCCTGCGACCGTCACCTATATATCATGGGCAGGCATGAGCCAGGAAAGTAAATGCAGGCCATTGCCGTTCAGCTTCGGAATTCGGATTGAATAAATGTGCTGAGCGAAAGACACACTACCCGACTGAAAGGTGCTCTCCCTCCACGCGTCGGCGAAACCACACGCTGGATGTCGCGAGGGCAAGCAGAACTGCGCCGATGCCGACCAGACTCACGGACTCGCTGGATACATCAATGAGCCACCCGAAGAACGTCATGCCCGCCATTGATGTGGCCGTGGCCATCGCCGTGTAGAGCGCCATGACCCGCCCCACCATGTGGGCGGGTGAGATTTCTTGGATGATTCCCCAAGCGATCGGTGTCCAGGTCCCCAACCCCATCCCAACCAACACCACGAGCAGGGTGGCCACCACGATGTTCGACGTCCAGACCAGCCCGCACAACGCTAACCCCCCGACGACACTCGACCACGTGATGATCGAGATCCGGCGCCGAAGATCCCATTCGGTGAACCTCACGAGACAGAGCGATATGAGCAGGAAGCCCACGCCGAGCCAAGACCAGAGGTATCCCACCTCTATCGGACCGAGTGAAAGGAGCGCCTTTCCGAACACCGGAAACAGTGTGGTGAACGCTCCGCTGCCAAACGTGTAGAGCGAGGCCAATAGGATCAACACCAGAATGGTGCGCCGAGATATCAGCGTATAGCGAATACCGTCCAACAGATCCTGAATCGCCGTGGTTCGTGGTCTCGCCGACGGAGCAGTCGTCATCCCTGCTGAAAGTCGAAGCGGGAACAGGAATGCCGCGGACGCCAGATAGGTCACCGCATTGAGACAGAGCACATCCTGAGACCCGGTAAAGGCAATCCCCAGCCCGCTGATGACCGGGCCGATGACGATGCCGAGGCTCGTTGTGCCTTGGAGGAGGGCATTGGCGGCCGTCAACTGTGCTTTCTTCACCATGAACGGCACCGACGAGGACAGTGTCGGCACGAACATGGCGGTGGCAATCCCGTAAAGGAACGTCAGCACGTAGAGCGATTGGATGGTAAACGATTCGACGGATACCCAACAGGGGATCAAGCCGATCAAGAGGGCTCTGGCCAGGTCGCTGCCGATCAGGATGGCCTTCTTGGGCAATCGATCGACCACCACACCGATCACGGGTCCGAAGACGATCGGGGGCAATGTTTGCATGAGGCCGATGACCGTCGTCTTCAGCGCCGAACCGGTGATGGAATAGACAAACCACAAGAGAGCCAACTTGCTGACACCGTCGGCCACCTGCGACAGCACCTGGCTCCACCACACCAGACTGAAATCGCGCGTGAGGAGCCATTGTCTGCGACGGATGATTGGACGTTCCGTCATACGCGACTACTCTTCCTCCTGATCAATCGTAAAGGTTATATCGGAATGAGGCAGACAAGAAAGGCGGGCAGAACGATTGGACGCCGCGCAACCTGACTCAACGTTTAGGCTGGAGCCCGTTGAGTCATCATTGCCCGGCGCATGAACCGGATCGCAACGGCTGCCGTCAATAACAGAACCAACCCAAGTCCGATAAGGCTTTGCGCCGGGCCGACGGTCTCCGCAATCCATCCAAAGCCGGTCATCCCGGCCATCGCGGTAGCCATCGATCCCGTGCTGAACGTCGTGAGCACGCGTCCCATCAAGTGTTCCGGAGTGATCTCTTGAAGCAACGCCCATACGACGGGATTCATGATCGCCGTGCTCCCACCGACTACAACCACCACCGCAGTCGCGACCAGCGGCGTCTCGAGCAGGCTTAGACTGCAGACCGCCAGTCCCCCCACCGTCATGCCACGAGCAATGAGGCGCAAACGGCTATGCAGATCTCCCTGGTGCCTCGAGGCAAGCCATGTGGACACCGCCAGCATGCCGACCCCGAGACCGGACCAGAGCCAGCCCAGTTGAACCGGACCGACCTGGAGAAACTCTTTCGCATATACCGGCAGAATGAACACAAACGCGCTCGCACCCAGATTGTACAAGGCCGAGATTACGACCAGAAGGAACACCGTCGATTGCGTGCCGAAGACGAATCGAAATCCTACAAGCAAATCATCCAGCACGGAGGCGGACTTGGTGCCGGCCTCTTTATTGATCTTGAGCGTTTCGTGCAACCGCATGGGGATGAGACACAAGGCCGAGACGAGGAAGGTGACCGAATTCACATACAGGACATTCTCCACGCCTATCATTGCGATAA is a genomic window containing:
- a CDS encoding MFS transporter produces the protein MRVSQALSRSEDVADGGERESRGWYLIRTRDFGLLWWGQVVSQIGEGLNKVALLWFVYTLTGSALKVTIVGLLQTVPPLLLGPLIGVFLDRLPKKTVMVWVDLIRAVMTFLIPALFAFDLLSLEGLYVLIFLTSIVSTIFGPALVSAVPRLVRPSELVRANALIQGTNNIGLLLGPAISGVLIAMIGVENVLYVNSVTFLVSALCLIPMRLHETLKINKEAGTKSASVLDDLLVGFRFVFGTQSTVFLLVVISALYNLGASAFVFILPVYAKEFLQVGPVQLGWLWSGLGVGMLAVSTWLASRHQGDLHSRLRLIARGMTVGGLAVCSLSLLETPLVATAVVVVVGGSTAIMNPVVWALLQEITPEHLMGRVLTTFSTGSMATAMAGMTGFGWIAETVGPAQSLIGLGLVLLLTAAVAIRFMRRAMMTQRAPA
- a CDS encoding type II toxin-antitoxin system HicA family toxin, coding for MTVAGKPSDDLPPGTLNSIFKQAGWKK
- a CDS encoding MFS transporter; amino-acid sequence: MTERPIIRRRQWLLTRDFSLVWWSQVLSQVADGVSKLALLWFVYSITGSALKTTVIGLMQTLPPIVFGPVIGVVVDRLPKKAILIGSDLARALLIGLIPCWVSVESFTIQSLYVLTFLYGIATAMFVPTLSSSVPFMVKKAQLTAANALLQGTTSLGIVIGPVISGLGIAFTGSQDVLCLNAVTYLASAAFLFPLRLSAGMTTAPSARPRTTAIQDLLDGIRYTLISRRTILVLILLASLYTFGSGAFTTLFPVFGKALLSLGPIEVGYLWSWLGVGFLLISLCLVRFTEWDLRRRISIITWSSVVGGLALCGLVWTSNIVVATLLVVLVGMGLGTWTPIAWGIIQEISPAHMVGRVMALYTAMATATSMAGMTFFGWLIDVSSESVSLVGIGAVLLALATSSVWFRRRVEGEHLSVG